Proteins from a genomic interval of Streptococcus oralis:
- a CDS encoding replication-associated recombination protein A, which produces MPDNLALRMRPKTIDQVIGQKHLVGSGKIIRRMVEANRLSSMILYGPPGIGKTSIASAIAGTTKYAFRTFNATVDSKKRLQEIAEEAKFSGGLVLLLDEIHRLDKTKQDFLLPLLESGLVIMIGATTENPFFSVTPAIRSRVQIFELEPLSNQDVKGAIQIALSDPERGFDFPVELDEDALDFIATSTNGDLRSAFNSLDLAVLSTPENDKGIRHITLDIMENSLQQSYITMDKDGDGHYDVLSALQKSIRGSDVDASLHYAARLIEAGDLPSLARRLTVIAYEDIGLANPEAQIHTVTALDAAQKIGFPEARILIANVVIDLALSPKSNSAYVAMDKALADLKTSGHLPIPRHLRDGHYSGSKELGNAQNYLYPHNYPGNWVKQDYLPEKIQNHHYFTPEDTGKYERALAQRKETIDKLRDL; this is translated from the coding sequence ATGCCTGACAATCTCGCACTTCGCATGCGCCCAAAAACCATCGACCAGGTCATCGGTCAGAAGCATCTAGTCGGATCAGGAAAAATCATCCGCCGCATGGTGGAGGCCAACCGCCTGTCCTCCATGATTCTCTACGGACCTCCGGGTATCGGAAAGACCAGTATCGCCTCTGCCATCGCTGGAACGACCAAGTATGCCTTTCGGACCTTCAATGCGACTGTTGATAGTAAAAAGCGACTGCAAGAAATCGCCGAAGAAGCTAAATTTTCTGGAGGACTGGTTCTGCTACTGGACGAGATTCACCGACTAGATAAAACCAAACAAGATTTTCTACTTCCCCTCTTGGAAAGTGGTCTGGTCATCATGATTGGGGCTACGACTGAAAATCCTTTCTTTTCAGTCACTCCAGCCATTCGTAGCCGTGTTCAGATTTTTGAGTTAGAACCCTTGTCCAATCAAGATGTCAAAGGAGCGATTCAGATAGCTCTATCTGACCCTGAGCGTGGATTTGATTTCCCAGTTGAGCTAGATGAGGATGCGCTGGATTTTATCGCAACATCTACCAATGGAGACCTCCGTTCTGCCTTTAATTCACTAGATTTGGCTGTTCTCTCTACCCCTGAGAATGACAAGGGCATCCGCCATATCACTCTTGATATCATGGAAAATAGCCTCCAGCAGAGCTATATTACCATGGACAAGGATGGGGACGGTCACTACGATGTCCTCTCAGCCCTGCAAAAGTCTATCCGTGGCTCGGATGTCGATGCCAGCCTCCACTACGCGGCCCGCTTGATTGAGGCTGGGGATCTGCCTAGTCTCGCTCGTCGTTTGACCGTTATCGCCTATGAAGATATCGGTTTGGCTAATCCTGAAGCTCAGATCCATACTGTAACTGCTCTAGATGCTGCTCAAAAGATTGGCTTCCCAGAAGCTCGCATTCTCATTGCCAATGTCGTGATTGACTTGGCCCTTTCTCCAAAATCCAACTCAGCCTATGTGGCGATGGACAAGGCCCTTGCTGATCTCAAAACATCAGGGCATTTGCCTATCCCTCGACACCTGCGCGATGGCCACTACAGTGGAAGCAAGGAACTTGGGAACGCCCAAAACTATCTCTATCCCCACAACTATCCTGGAAATTGGGTCAAGCAGGACTATCTGCCAGAAAAAATCCAAAATCACCACTATTTTACTCCAGAAGATACCGGCAAATACGAACGAGCCTTGGCGCAACGCAAGGAAACCATTGATAAATTACGGGACTTGTGA
- a CDS encoding DUF3013 family protein — translation MATYGFLDVLEEELDKNFPFDFEISWDKRNHAVEVSFLLEAQNAAGVKMLDEDGEVSSDDILFEEAVLFYNPAKSTVNADDYLTVIPYLPKKGFSREFLAYFSLFLKDTAEVGLDALMDFLEDPEAEEFVMEWNQEVFEEGKVGLEEGEFYPYPRY, via the coding sequence ATGGCAACATACGGATTTTTAGATGTTTTAGAGGAAGAATTGGACAAGAACTTTCCTTTTGACTTTGAGATTAGCTGGGACAAGCGCAATCATGCGGTTGAAGTCAGTTTTCTATTAGAGGCACAAAATGCTGCAGGAGTAAAGATGCTGGACGAGGACGGAGAGGTGTCATCAGACGACATTCTCTTTGAGGAAGCAGTTCTTTTCTACAATCCTGCCAAGTCAACAGTCAATGCGGACGATTATCTGACTGTCATTCCTTACTTACCTAAAAAAGGATTCTCTCGTGAATTTTTAGCCTATTTTTCCCTATTCCTCAAAGACACTGCAGAGGTTGGGCTGGATGCGCTCATGGACTTTTTGGAAGACCCAGAAGCAGAAGAATTTGTCATGGAATGGAACCAAGAAGTCTTTGAAGAAGGAAAAGTCGGCTTGGAAGAAGGAGAGTTTTATCCTTATCCGAGATACTAG